A region of Paenibacillus sp. 37 DNA encodes the following proteins:
- a CDS encoding NAD(P)H-dependent oxidoreductase, producing MEVTAKSKTKEDILKAYHFRHATKIFDDTRKISDEDFQFILETGRLSPSSIGLEPWKFLIVQNPNLRKRLSEVSSGAQKQLATASHFVVILARSDASYNSPYAEYMLKETKGMPDDVFELTSQAYGKFQNNQRILENPRSLFDWASKQTYIALGNMMTAAAQIEIDSCPIEGFSREDVHRIMEEEGLLEDGAWDVSVMAAFGYRVEEPQREKSRQSVEKITQWIN from the coding sequence ATGGAAGTTACAGCAAAGTCAAAGACAAAGGAAGACATCTTAAAGGCTTATCATTTCCGGCATGCAACAAAGATATTTGATGATACCCGCAAAATCTCGGATGAGGATTTCCAATTTATATTGGAAACAGGCAGATTATCCCCAAGTTCCATTGGTCTTGAACCGTGGAAGTTTCTGATTGTACAAAATCCGAACCTGCGTAAGCGTCTGTCCGAAGTCTCTTCCGGTGCTCAAAAGCAATTGGCTACAGCGAGCCACTTTGTTGTTATTTTGGCTCGGTCCGATGCCAGTTATAATTCTCCCTATGCGGAATACATGTTGAAGGAAACAAAGGGAATGCCGGACGACGTATTTGAGCTAACAAGTCAGGCTTATGGAAAGTTCCAAAATAACCAGAGAATTCTGGAGAATCCACGATCATTATTTGACTGGGCATCCAAACAGACTTATATTGCACTTGGTAACATGATGACGGCGGCAGCTCAAATTGAGATTGATTCCTGCCCAATTGAAGGTTTCAGCCGTGAGGATGTCCATCGGATTATGGAAGAAGAGGGTTTGCTGGAGGATGGTGCATGGGACGTCTCGGTGATGGCAGCCTTCGGTTATCGGGTAGAGGAGCCCCAACGTGAGAAGTCCAGACAATCCGTTGAGAAAATTACCCAATGGATTAACTGA
- a CDS encoding MarR family winged helix-turn-helix transcriptional regulator, whose product MYNEVMPKYNAIALIARIRDHVNKRIVHELEQHEVTGIVPSHGDVLMFLYREETLSIKMLAERVQRTQPTVTVLVNKLEKLGYVERSKSAEDSRVTMIRLTEQGKRLEPIFHQVSEQINDIIYSGLSDEQSEQLESLLSIIVRKL is encoded by the coding sequence ATGTATAATGAGGTCATGCCAAAATATAACGCCATTGCACTGATTGCAAGAATCAGAGATCATGTCAACAAACGGATTGTACACGAATTGGAACAGCATGAAGTGACAGGCATTGTACCTTCTCATGGGGATGTGTTGATGTTCTTGTACCGTGAAGAGACGCTGTCGATCAAGATGTTGGCTGAACGTGTTCAACGCACGCAACCAACGGTAACGGTACTGGTCAACAAGCTGGAGAAGCTTGGCTATGTTGAACGCAGCAAGAGTGCCGAAGATAGCCGAGTGACGATGATTCGCCTAACCGAACAGGGGAAGCGACTCGAACCGATCTTTCATCAGGTATCAGAGCAGATTAATGACATCATCTATAGTGGCTTGTCCGATGAACAGTCGGAGCAATTGGAGAGCTTGCTGTCCATTATTGTCCGAAAGTTATAA
- a CDS encoding NAD(P)H-dependent oxidoreductase, with protein sequence MKHLIVYAHPRTDSLNNAILITTVEALEAQGHEVVVRDLYKLGFQPVLTEDDTASMRAGQTPQDIATEQQFVTDAEAITFIYPIWWTGLPAIMKGYVDRVFAYGFAYAAGEAGIEKLLTGKKGLIINTHGTPSEIYDQIGMTAGLKITSDVGIFDFVGIEAVDHLLFGSIGYLDAPAYQAMLDQVKQTVTTKF encoded by the coding sequence ATGAAACATCTTATCGTATATGCTCACCCACGCACAGACAGCCTTAATAATGCAATCCTCATTACTACTGTAGAAGCTCTCGAAGCTCAAGGTCATGAAGTGGTTGTTCGTGACTTATATAAGCTTGGATTCCAACCCGTACTGACTGAAGATGATACAGCTTCCATGCGCGCAGGGCAGACACCACAGGATATCGCTACAGAGCAGCAGTTTGTTACGGATGCAGAAGCTATTACATTCATCTATCCGATCTGGTGGACAGGTCTTCCTGCCATTATGAAAGGATATGTGGACCGTGTATTCGCCTATGGTTTTGCATATGCAGCGGGTGAAGCGGGAATTGAGAAATTGCTGACAGGCAAAAAAGGACTCATCATCAACACACATGGTACACCAAGTGAAATTTATGATCAGATTGGCATGACTGCTGGATTGAAAATAACTTCAGACGTAGGTATCTTCGATTTTGTAGGCATTGAAGCCGTAGATCATCTGCTCTTTGGAAGTATTGGATATCTGGATGCACCCGCATATCAAGCCATGTTGGATCAGGTTAAACAAACGGTTACAACCAAGTTCTAA
- a CDS encoding ArsR/SmtB family transcription factor, with amino-acid sequence MEPILIFKALSNETRRQILLWLKNPEQHFPPLELSQHPDGGKNGICVGTIQLKAGLAQSVISSYLLTMLKAGLLLSERRGQWTYYRRNEETIRQFAEYVQNEL; translated from the coding sequence ATGGAACCTATACTTATATTCAAAGCGTTATCGAACGAGACACGTAGACAAATCCTGTTGTGGCTCAAAAACCCGGAGCAACACTTTCCACCGCTGGAACTATCTCAGCATCCGGATGGTGGCAAGAACGGAATCTGTGTTGGCACGATTCAACTGAAGGCTGGACTGGCTCAGTCGGTTATATCCAGTTATCTGCTGACTATGCTCAAGGCAGGATTGTTGCTCTCCGAGCGAAGAGGACAATGGACGTATTATCGGCGCAACGAGGAGACGATCCGTCAGTTTGCCGAGTACGTGCAGAACGAGTTATAA
- a CDS encoding LLM class flavin-dependent oxidoreductase — translation MTTENTASSHKEHINDVKLSILDLAPVVVGATPADALRNSLDLAQHAERWGYHRYWVAEHHNMPGIASSATSVVIGYLAGGTKTIRLGSGGIMLPNHAPLVIAEQFGTLESLYPGRIDLGLGRAPGSDRRTSLALRKDLNSGEDFPELLAELRAYFDASATSYHAPVRAVPGEGLNIPIYLLGSSDFSARLAGQLGLPFAFASHFSPDYTRIALETYRNNFQPSESLKEPHVIVGVNAVVADTDEEAAWLGTTMQQQFLNIIRGTTGLVQPPAEMEDKWTDREKAGVEQTLKAAVNGSPETVRGQLESFIRQTQADELIITSMIYDHKARLHSYELIAQLAGRA, via the coding sequence ATGACTACAGAAAATACGGCTTCATCCCATAAAGAACACATCAATGACGTTAAGCTTTCCATCCTGGATCTGGCTCCTGTCGTAGTGGGTGCAACACCTGCTGATGCTTTGCGCAACAGCCTGGATCTGGCACAGCATGCTGAGCGTTGGGGATATCACCGTTACTGGGTAGCTGAACATCACAACATGCCGGGTATTGCTTCATCCGCAACTTCGGTTGTTATTGGATATCTGGCTGGTGGAACCAAAACGATTCGTCTGGGTTCAGGAGGCATCATGTTGCCTAACCATGCACCGCTTGTCATCGCTGAGCAGTTCGGCACACTGGAATCCTTGTATCCTGGCAGAATTGATCTGGGACTGGGTCGCGCACCAGGTAGTGACCGCCGTACATCGCTTGCACTGCGCAAAGATCTGAACAGTGGGGAAGATTTCCCTGAGCTGTTGGCAGAACTAAGAGCATACTTTGATGCTTCGGCGACATCTTATCATGCGCCTGTTCGCGCAGTTCCTGGAGAAGGATTGAATATTCCAATTTACCTCTTGGGGTCCAGTGATTTCAGTGCACGTCTGGCAGGTCAGCTGGGATTGCCGTTTGCTTTTGCCAGCCACTTCTCGCCCGATTATACCCGGATTGCATTAGAGACGTATCGAAACAACTTCCAACCATCAGAAAGCTTGAAGGAGCCACATGTGATTGTTGGTGTCAATGCTGTTGTTGCGGATACAGACGAAGAAGCAGCATGGCTGGGTACAACGATGCAACAGCAGTTCCTGAACATTATTCGTGGCACAACGGGATTGGTACAGCCTCCGGCAGAGATGGAAGACAAATGGACGGATCGTGAGAAAGCTGGTGTTGAGCAGACACTGAAAGCAGCTGTGAATGGTTCGCCAGAAACGGTACGTGGACAGCTGGAATCCTTCATCCGGCAGACGCAGGCAGATGAGCTGATTATTACGTCGATGATCTATGATCATAAGGCACGTCTGCATTCCTATGAGTTAATCGCACAATTGGCGGGAAGAGCCTAA